One Brachybacterium aquaticum genomic region harbors:
- a CDS encoding SDR family oxidoreductase — MDIALIGGHGKVALLAEPLLAEAGHTVHAVIRNPEHAAEVEAAGATPVVSDIETLDADGWGELLRGKDAVVWSAGAGGGTPARTVAVDLDAAIASMESAQRVGLKRYVMVSYFGASLDHGIPEDNSFHTYAEAKAKADAHLRGTDLDWTILGPSGLTLEEPTGRIDLGAAEGSTVSRGNVARTIVAALAEPATVGQFLQFNDGEQEIGEAFAAVR; from the coding sequence ATGGATATCGCACTCATCGGAGGACATGGCAAGGTCGCGCTGCTCGCGGAGCCGCTGCTCGCAGAGGCGGGTCACACCGTCCACGCGGTGATCCGCAACCCGGAGCACGCGGCAGAGGTCGAGGCCGCCGGCGCCACCCCGGTCGTCTCGGACATCGAGACCCTCGACGCCGACGGCTGGGGCGAGCTGCTGCGCGGCAAGGACGCGGTGGTGTGGTCCGCCGGCGCCGGCGGCGGGACTCCTGCCCGCACCGTCGCGGTCGACCTCGACGCGGCGATCGCGTCGATGGAGTCCGCGCAGCGCGTGGGCCTGAAGCGCTACGTGATGGTCAGCTACTTCGGCGCCTCGCTCGACCACGGCATCCCGGAGGACAACTCCTTCCACACCTACGCCGAGGCGAAGGCGAAGGCCGACGCGCACCTGCGCGGCACCGACCTGGACTGGACCATCCTCGGCCCCTCGGGCCTCACCCTCGAGGAGCCGACCGGCCGCATCGACCTCGGCGCCGCCGAGGGCAGCACCGTCTCCCGCGGGAACGTCGCCCGCACCATCGTCGCCGCGCTCGCCGAGCCCGCGACGGTGGGGCAGTTCCTCCAGTTCAACGACGGCGAGCAGGAGATCGGCGAAGCCTTCGCGGCCGTTCGCTGA
- a CDS encoding acylphosphatase yields MNEAQHSDPAHDPQVVRRIVRVRGRVQGVGYRMDAAAAAARIGVAGTVRNLLDGTVEADVEGTPAQVEAMLDHLREGPSWARVDGIDVRRETPRGAQGFRVTG; encoded by the coding sequence ATGAACGAGGCCCAGCACTCCGATCCGGCGCACGACCCGCAGGTCGTGCGCCGGATCGTGCGCGTCCGGGGCCGGGTGCAGGGCGTCGGCTACCGGATGGACGCCGCTGCGGCCGCCGCCCGGATCGGGGTTGCCGGCACCGTGCGGAACCTCCTGGACGGCACCGTCGAGGCCGACGTGGAAGGGACCCCCGCGCAGGTCGAGGCGATGCTCGACCATCTGCGCGAGGGCCCGTCGTGGGCGCGCGTCGACGGGATCGACGTGCGCCGGGAGACCCCGCGCGGTGCGCAGGGCTTCCGGGTCACCGGCTGA
- a CDS encoding phosphoketolase family protein produces the protein MSDVPSWPSAPSKTPTKTDLTRIHAWWRAANYLSVGQIYLKDNPLLRQPLQREHVKPRLLGHWGTTPGLNFLYAHANRAIAQRGLNAMYITGPGHGGPGLVASTYLEGTYSEVYPDVSEDETGMKRLFTQFSFPGGIPSHVAPETPGSIHEGGELGYALSHAYGAMFDNADQIAFTVVGDGEAESGPLAASWHSNKFVNPQHDGVVLPILHLNGYKIANPTVLARIGDEELGALMRGYGHNPLFFEGGFDDEDPLEIHKRFAAVLDDALDQIAAIKKQAAEDAAAGRETERPAWPMIVFRTPKGWTGPKEIDGQQTEGSWRSHQVPLANARDTDEHLADLDAWLRSYKPEELFDEDGKLVEDVAGIAPKGLQRMSANPSTNGGAVMKPLRLPDFRDYAVDVPGPGGSVSESTRVLGTWLREVVRDNPENFRIFGPDETASNRLQAVYEVTDKQWNAQLEDHDRSEHLARAGRVMEMLSEHQCQGWLEGYLLTGRHGMFSSYEAFIHIVDSMVNQHAKWLKVTNEIEWRQPIASLNYLLSSHVWRQDHNGFSHQDPGFIDHMVNKKAEIVRVYLPPDANTLLSTYDHCLRSKQYVNVVVAGKQPNPNWLTMDEAVVHCTRGLGIWEWAGTAVEGEDPDVVLACAGDIPTIEVLAAAKILREEIPDLRVRVINVVDLMRLQDDTEHPHGLSQRAFDGYFGEDTPVVFAYHGYPWLIHRLAYRHDRNSRIHVRGYKEEGTTTTPFDMLMRNDTDRYHLVMDVIDHVDGLGTRFAGLRQRMEDTRIRARAYAYQHGEDAPEIVTWQWGDGGDAEDGGLADTGGDNE, from the coding sequence ATGTCCGACGTCCCCAGCTGGCCCAGCGCTCCCTCGAAGACCCCGACGAAGACCGATCTCACGCGGATCCACGCCTGGTGGCGCGCCGCGAACTACCTCTCCGTCGGCCAGATCTACCTCAAGGACAACCCGCTGCTGCGCCAGCCGCTGCAGCGCGAGCACGTCAAGCCCCGCCTGCTCGGGCACTGGGGAACCACCCCAGGCCTGAACTTCCTCTACGCCCACGCCAACCGCGCGATCGCGCAGCGCGGACTGAACGCCATGTACATCACCGGCCCCGGTCACGGCGGTCCGGGCTTGGTCGCGTCGACCTACCTCGAGGGCACCTACTCCGAGGTGTACCCGGACGTCAGCGAGGACGAGACCGGGATGAAGAGGCTGTTCACGCAGTTCTCCTTCCCCGGCGGCATCCCCTCGCACGTCGCCCCGGAGACCCCCGGCTCCATCCATGAGGGCGGCGAGCTCGGCTACGCCCTCTCCCACGCCTACGGCGCCATGTTCGACAACGCCGACCAGATCGCGTTCACCGTGGTGGGCGACGGCGAGGCCGAGTCCGGGCCGCTGGCCGCCTCCTGGCACTCCAACAAGTTCGTCAACCCCCAGCACGACGGCGTCGTGCTGCCGATCCTGCACCTGAACGGGTACAAGATCGCCAACCCCACCGTCCTCGCCCGCATCGGTGACGAGGAGCTCGGCGCGCTCATGCGCGGCTACGGCCACAACCCCCTGTTCTTCGAGGGCGGGTTCGACGACGAGGACCCGCTGGAGATCCACAAGCGCTTCGCCGCGGTGCTCGACGACGCCCTCGACCAGATCGCCGCGATCAAGAAGCAGGCCGCCGAGGACGCCGCGGCGGGCCGGGAGACCGAGCGGCCGGCCTGGCCGATGATCGTCTTCCGCACTCCCAAGGGCTGGACCGGCCCCAAGGAGATCGACGGCCAGCAGACCGAGGGCTCCTGGCGCTCGCACCAGGTGCCGCTCGCGAACGCTCGCGACACCGACGAGCACCTCGCCGACCTCGACGCGTGGCTTCGCTCGTACAAGCCCGAGGAGCTGTTCGACGAGGACGGGAAGCTCGTCGAGGACGTCGCCGGCATCGCCCCCAAGGGCCTGCAGCGCATGTCCGCGAACCCGTCCACCAACGGCGGTGCGGTGATGAAGCCGCTGCGTCTGCCGGACTTCCGCGACTACGCCGTGGACGTGCCCGGACCCGGCGGCTCCGTCTCCGAGTCCACCCGCGTGCTGGGCACCTGGCTGCGTGAGGTGGTGCGGGACAACCCCGAGAACTTCCGCATCTTCGGGCCGGACGAGACCGCGTCCAACCGCCTCCAGGCGGTCTACGAGGTCACCGACAAGCAGTGGAACGCGCAGCTCGAGGACCACGACCGCTCCGAGCACCTCGCCCGCGCCGGCCGCGTCATGGAGATGCTCTCCGAGCACCAGTGCCAGGGCTGGTTGGAGGGCTATCTCCTCACCGGCCGCCACGGCATGTTCTCCTCCTACGAGGCGTTCATCCACATCGTCGACTCGATGGTCAACCAGCACGCCAAGTGGCTGAAGGTCACCAACGAGATCGAGTGGCGCCAGCCCATCGCCTCGCTGAACTACCTGCTCAGCTCCCACGTGTGGCGCCAGGACCACAACGGCTTCAGCCACCAGGACCCCGGCTTCATCGATCACATGGTCAACAAGAAGGCCGAGATCGTGCGGGTCTACCTGCCGCCGGACGCCAACACCCTGCTGTCCACCTACGACCACTGCCTGCGCTCGAAGCAGTACGTGAACGTGGTCGTGGCCGGCAAGCAGCCCAATCCCAACTGGCTGACCATGGACGAGGCTGTCGTGCACTGCACCCGCGGCCTCGGCATCTGGGAGTGGGCCGGCACCGCGGTGGAGGGCGAGGACCCCGACGTGGTCCTGGCCTGCGCGGGTGACATCCCCACCATCGAGGTGCTCGCTGCGGCGAAGATCCTGCGCGAGGAGATCCCCGACCTCCGCGTGCGCGTGATCAACGTGGTGGACCTGATGCGCCTGCAGGACGACACCGAGCACCCGCACGGCCTGTCGCAGCGGGCGTTCGACGGCTACTTCGGTGAGGACACCCCAGTGGTGTTCGCGTACCACGGCTACCCGTGGCTGATCCATCGCCTGGCCTACCGTCACGACCGCAACTCCCGCATCCACGTGCGGGGCTACAAGGAGGAGGGCACCACCACCACGCCCTTCGACATGCTGATGCGCAACGACACCGACCGCTACCACCTGGTCATGGACGTGATCGACCACGTCGACGGCCTGGGCACCCGCTTCGCCGGGCTGCGCCAGCGCATGGAGGACACCCGGATCAGGGCCCGCGCCTACGCCTACCAGCACGGCGAGGACGCCCCGGAGATCGTCACCTGGCAGTGGGGCGACGGCGGCGACGCGGAGGACGGCGGTCTGGCCGACACCGGTGGCGACAACGAGTGA
- a CDS encoding PepSY domain-containing protein: MARTILTPRTARTAATGRGALRSVALGALVVGLAAGCGSSGTTEAPAIEGPGASAEEGADESTADDSATDEASDGGAGASDGGGASDDGGAAAGAAGAALPEDADLATEQLPIPAEEAVRLGTDAVSGGVLTSLEIDHDDDQWEWEVELVVDGVQHDLDIDATTGEITEHDQDDDDDDQDPAVDVTSPMPYAEAIELAVGQEPGRVSGWDLDSDDGTIRYQIDIERSGGDDVEVEVDVETGEVRVED; the protein is encoded by the coding sequence ATGGCACGCACGATCCTCACCCCCCGCACCGCTCGCACCGCCGCCACGGGCCGGGGCGCGCTGCGCTCCGTGGCCCTCGGCGCGCTCGTCGTCGGCCTCGCCGCCGGCTGCGGCAGCAGCGGCACCACAGAGGCCCCCGCCATCGAAGGCCCCGGCGCCTCCGCAGAGGAGGGTGCCGACGAGAGCACCGCCGACGACAGCGCGACGGACGAGGCGTCCGACGGGGGCGCCGGCGCGTCCGACGGCGGCGGCGCCTCCGACGACGGCGGTGCCGCTGCTGGTGCTGCGGGTGCCGCGCTGCCCGAGGACGCCGACCTCGCCACCGAGCAGCTCCCGATCCCCGCGGAGGAGGCCGTGCGCCTCGGCACCGACGCGGTCAGCGGCGGCGTGCTCACCTCGCTCGAGATCGACCACGACGACGACCAGTGGGAGTGGGAGGTCGAGCTCGTCGTGGACGGCGTCCAGCACGACCTCGACATCGACGCCACCACCGGAGAGATCACGGAGCACGATCAGGACGACGACGATGACGACCAGGACCCGGCCGTCGACGTCACCTCCCCGATGCCCTACGCCGAGGCGATCGAGCTCGCCGTCGGCCAGGAGCCCGGGCGCGTGAGCGGCTGGGACCTCGACTCCGACGACGGCACCATCCGCTACCAGATCGACATCGAGCGCTCCGGCGGCGACGACGTGGAGGTGGAGGTCGACGTCGAGACCGGCGAGGTCCGCGTCGAGGACTGA
- a CDS encoding amidohydrolase, whose translation MTPEPVHRPVPADDPASPSPAASTSAGRSTSADRSTVEGTTFAITGAHVVPIEGEPFDGTVLVREGRITGLGPDLEIPADRPVIDADGAWLLPGFIDAHVHLGVDEEGEGWAGDDTNEMTDPVMAAARAIDAINPADVGFDDAIIGGVTAVNVNPGSGNPIGGLAVALRTHGRVVDEMVLRHPSGLKSALGENPKRVYGERKQTPSTRLGVALTIRQAFAKARAWAAKPEGERDADLFSEALTRVLEREIPWRQHAHRADDIATALRLAEEFGYRLVLDHGTESYLIADRIAEAGVPVLYGPLIVSRSKVEVRHRTPRAPGLLTAAGVEVTIITDHPVVPIEFLVTQAALAVKHGMEPADALRAITLHPARVLGLEDRLGSLTEGKDADLVLWEGDPLDVRHRSLRVWQCGREVMHRAADGEPVIAPR comes from the coding sequence ATGACTCCCGAGCCCGTTCACCGCCCCGTCCCCGCCGACGATCCCGCCTCCCCCTCCCCCGCCGCGAGCACGTCGGCCGGCAGGAGCACGTCGGCCGACCGGAGCACTGTGGAGGGCACGACCTTCGCGATCACCGGCGCGCACGTCGTGCCGATCGAGGGCGAGCCCTTCGACGGCACGGTCCTGGTGCGCGAGGGGCGGATCACGGGGCTCGGCCCCGACCTCGAGATCCCCGCGGACCGCCCCGTGATCGACGCCGACGGGGCCTGGCTGCTGCCCGGATTCATCGACGCGCACGTGCACCTCGGCGTCGACGAGGAGGGCGAGGGCTGGGCCGGCGACGACACCAACGAGATGACCGACCCGGTGATGGCGGCAGCCCGCGCGATCGACGCGATCAACCCCGCCGACGTCGGCTTCGACGACGCGATCATCGGCGGGGTCACCGCCGTGAACGTGAACCCCGGCTCCGGCAACCCCATCGGCGGGCTCGCCGTCGCGCTGCGCACCCACGGCCGGGTGGTCGACGAGATGGTGCTGCGCCACCCCTCCGGGCTGAAGTCCGCACTCGGCGAGAACCCCAAGCGCGTGTACGGGGAGCGGAAGCAGACCCCCTCGACCCGACTCGGCGTGGCCCTCACGATCCGCCAGGCCTTCGCGAAGGCCCGCGCCTGGGCGGCGAAGCCCGAGGGCGAGCGGGACGCGGACCTCTTCTCCGAGGCGCTGACCCGCGTGCTGGAGCGCGAGATCCCCTGGCGCCAGCACGCCCATCGGGCCGACGACATCGCGACCGCCCTGCGCCTGGCCGAGGAGTTCGGCTACCGCCTGGTCCTGGACCACGGCACCGAGTCGTACCTGATCGCGGACCGGATCGCGGAGGCGGGGGTGCCGGTGCTGTACGGACCGCTGATCGTCTCCCGCTCGAAGGTCGAGGTGCGACACCGCACCCCGCGCGCCCCGGGCCTGCTCACCGCCGCCGGGGTCGAGGTCACGATCATCACCGACCACCCGGTGGTGCCGATCGAGTTCCTCGTCACCCAGGCCGCGCTCGCGGTCAAGCACGGCATGGAGCCCGCGGACGCGCTGCGCGCGATCACCCTGCACCCGGCCCGGGTGCTCGGCCTCGAGGACCGCCTCGGCTCGCTCACCGAGGGCAAGGACGCGGACCTGGTGCTCTGGGAGGGCGACCCGCTGGATGTCCGCCACCGCTCGCTGCGGGTGTGGCAGTGCGGGCGCGAGGTCATGCATCGGGCGGCCGACGGGGAGCCGGTGATCGCGCCCCGGTGA
- a CDS encoding PPK2 family polyphosphate kinase, which yields MSTSKKNSKKKSAGDAEQAPRGFLIPNDWKGDVRDLDPRATPGFDGKKAEGQEFLLARDAELDGLQERLFAADHGDEKGRSVLLVVQGMDTSGKGGIMRHVVGSVDPQGVDISAFKAPTDEEKKHDFLWRIRPHAPRPGQIGVFDRSHYEDVLIHRVHGWADAKEIRSRYTAINAFERELAAAGTTVVKVMLHISHEEQGQRLMERLERPDKHWKYNPGDVDEREHWDDYMEAYTRALRATSTVGAPWHVIPADRKWYARIAVQQLLIDALIEIDPQWPAADFDVEEEIGRLSATME from the coding sequence ATGTCGACCTCGAAGAAGAACTCGAAGAAGAAGTCCGCCGGCGATGCCGAGCAGGCCCCGCGCGGCTTCCTGATCCCCAACGACTGGAAGGGGGACGTGCGCGATCTGGATCCGCGCGCCACCCCCGGGTTCGACGGGAAGAAGGCCGAGGGCCAGGAGTTCCTCCTCGCCCGCGACGCCGAGCTCGACGGCCTCCAGGAGCGGCTGTTCGCCGCGGACCACGGCGATGAGAAGGGCCGCAGCGTCCTCCTGGTCGTCCAGGGCATGGACACCTCCGGCAAGGGCGGGATCATGCGCCACGTGGTCGGCTCGGTGGACCCGCAGGGCGTGGACATCTCCGCGTTCAAGGCCCCCACCGACGAGGAGAAGAAGCACGACTTCCTGTGGCGGATCCGCCCGCACGCCCCGCGACCGGGCCAGATCGGCGTGTTCGACCGCTCCCACTACGAGGACGTGCTCATCCACCGCGTCCACGGCTGGGCCGACGCCAAGGAGATCCGCTCCCGCTACACCGCCATCAACGCCTTCGAGCGGGAGCTCGCCGCGGCCGGCACCACCGTGGTGAAGGTGATGCTGCACATCTCCCACGAGGAGCAGGGCCAGCGGCTCATGGAGCGCCTCGAGCGCCCCGACAAGCACTGGAAGTACAACCCCGGCGACGTCGACGAGCGGGAGCACTGGGACGACTACATGGAGGCGTACACCCGCGCGCTGCGCGCCACCTCGACCGTGGGCGCGCCCTGGCACGTGATCCCCGCGGACCGCAAGTGGTACGCCCGCATCGCCGTCCAGCAGCTGCTCATCGATGCCCTGATCGAGATCGACCCGCAGTGGCCCGCGGCCGACTTCGACGTCGAGGAGGAGATCGGCCGTCTCTCCGCGACCATGGAGTGA
- the tpx gene encoding thiol peroxidase, whose product MASITVNNTPVTTVGELPAKGSTLPAFELVGQDMAPVSSADLAGKRVVLNIFPSVDTGTCAMSVRKFNELASSLENTVVVCASKDLPFAQARFCGAEGLENVVTGSAFRSSFGEDLGVTMADGPLQGLLSRAVVVADADGTVLYTEQVSEVSQEPDYDAAVAALS is encoded by the coding sequence ATGGCTTCCATCACCGTCAACAACACTCCCGTGACCACTGTGGGCGAGCTGCCCGCGAAGGGCTCGACCCTCCCGGCCTTCGAGCTCGTGGGCCAGGACATGGCCCCCGTCTCCAGCGCCGACCTCGCCGGCAAGCGCGTGGTGCTGAACATCTTCCCGTCCGTGGACACCGGCACCTGCGCGATGTCCGTGCGGAAGTTCAACGAGCTCGCCTCGAGCCTGGAGAACACCGTCGTGGTCTGCGCCTCGAAGGACCTCCCCTTCGCCCAGGCCCGCTTCTGCGGCGCCGAGGGCCTGGAGAACGTCGTCACCGGCTCCGCCTTCCGCTCCTCCTTCGGTGAGGACCTCGGCGTGACCATGGCCGACGGCCCGCTCCAGGGTCTGCTCTCCCGCGCCGTCGTGGTCGCCGACGCCGACGGCACCGTGCTGTACACCGAGCAGGTCTCCGAGGTCTCCCAGGAGCCCGACTACGACGCGGCGGTCGCCGCGCTCTCCTGA
- a CDS encoding DUF488 domain-containing protein — MIAPTLTLARVHDVVDDDGPADGEIRVLVDRLWPRGVKKERLAHDEWDKDVAPSTELRKAFHGGELDFEEFSARYRRELEDGDAAQALLDRAAEAGAERIVLLYAAKDTAQNHAQVLRDVLAELAGA, encoded by the coding sequence ATGATCGCCCCGACCCTCACCCTCGCGCGCGTCCACGACGTCGTGGACGACGACGGCCCGGCCGACGGGGAGATCCGCGTCCTCGTGGACCGCTTGTGGCCCCGCGGGGTGAAGAAGGAGCGCCTCGCCCACGACGAGTGGGACAAGGATGTCGCCCCCAGCACGGAGCTGCGGAAGGCCTTCCACGGTGGCGAGCTGGACTTCGAGGAGTTCTCCGCCCGCTACCGGCGCGAGCTCGAGGACGGCGACGCCGCCCAGGCGCTCCTGGACCGCGCCGCCGAGGCGGGCGCCGAGCGGATCGTGCTGCTCTACGCCGCGAAGGACACCGCCCAAAATCACGCCCAGGTGCTGCGGGACGTGCTCGCGGAGCTCGCCGGCGCCTGA
- a CDS encoding sulfite exporter TauE/SafE family protein yields the protein MDPLSLVVLLVMGTLAGAINAAVGSGSLLTLPVLLALGIPPGTAVRTNTLGILFSTIGSVTGYRKEIAAEGRALRPLIVITAVMASVGALLLLVSPSSALDIVVPILIVVALAMVIFQKPFVRAITARRERREAAAGETPSADETPSADPASDVASYASPAAGAVPRSPYRAPGLLAAMGGASIYGGYFTAAQGILYLGILGVATGKPMGAVNHVKNLASLIVNAAAATVYVIAHFVLGVEILWIASAAIAVGALLGGYFGAHLAKRMPEWLLRGIIVLVAVVALVRQFV from the coding sequence GTGGATCCCCTCTCCCTCGTCGTCCTGCTCGTGATGGGCACCCTCGCCGGCGCCATCAACGCGGCGGTCGGCTCCGGCTCGCTGCTGACGCTGCCGGTGCTGCTCGCGCTCGGCATCCCGCCGGGCACCGCCGTGCGCACCAACACGCTCGGCATCCTGTTCTCCACCATCGGCTCGGTGACCGGCTACCGCAAGGAGATCGCCGCCGAGGGGAGGGCGCTGCGGCCCCTGATCGTCATCACCGCCGTCATGGCGAGCGTCGGTGCGCTGCTGCTGCTCGTCTCGCCCTCCTCCGCGCTGGACATCGTCGTCCCGATCCTCATCGTGGTGGCGCTGGCGATGGTGATCTTCCAGAAGCCCTTCGTCCGCGCGATCACCGCCCGCCGGGAGCGACGCGAGGCGGCGGCGGGGGAGACCCCGTCGGCCGACGAGACCCCGTCGGCCGACCCCGCGAGCGATGTCGCGAGCTACGCGAGCCCCGCCGCCGGCGCCGTCCCGCGCAGCCCCTACCGCGCACCGGGCCTGCTGGCCGCGATGGGCGGCGCCTCGATCTACGGCGGCTACTTCACCGCCGCGCAGGGGATCCTCTACCTCGGCATCCTCGGCGTCGCGACCGGCAAGCCCATGGGCGCCGTCAACCACGTCAAGAACCTCGCGAGCCTGATCGTCAACGCCGCCGCCGCGACGGTGTACGTCATCGCGCACTTCGTGCTGGGCGTGGAGATCCTGTGGATCGCGAGCGCCGCGATCGCGGTCGGCGCGCTGCTGGGCGGCTACTTCGGCGCGCACCTGGCCAAGCGCATGCCGGAGTGGCTGCTGCGCGGCATCATCGTGCTGGTCGCCGTGGTGGCGCTGGTGCGGCAGTTCGTCTGA
- a CDS encoding alpha/beta fold hydrolase has translation MPVIPSPVDGIELRYDVAGDGPPLVLLHGSVLSRAIWRGLGYLAPLAEQHTVIRVDLRGHGSSEKPHDPAAYTQAVFVADLLAVLEAEGIGRTAVMGYSLGARIALTAALELPGRITRLVSLGGSASPQQRQIDSVFFPGVIDTVASEGMEAFCAGQGLGPEVTERRARATRTAFLSADHQAVAALLAATDATPGVPDEVLEACTVPALWMAGTEDHPRFEDSRRAAGLMPDAEFVPLPGRDHGATLYPPDEILAEVLPFLA, from the coding sequence GTGCCCGTCATCCCCTCCCCCGTCGACGGCATCGAACTGCGCTACGACGTCGCGGGCGACGGCCCGCCGCTCGTGCTGCTGCACGGCTCGGTGCTCTCCCGCGCGATCTGGCGGGGGCTCGGCTACCTCGCCCCGCTCGCCGAGCAGCACACCGTCATCCGGGTGGACCTGCGCGGCCACGGCTCCTCCGAGAAGCCCCACGACCCGGCCGCCTACACCCAGGCGGTGTTCGTCGCGGACCTGCTCGCGGTGCTCGAGGCCGAGGGGATCGGCCGCACGGCCGTGATGGGCTACTCGCTCGGGGCGCGGATCGCGCTGACCGCCGCTCTCGAGCTGCCCGGCCGGATCACGCGCCTGGTGAGCCTCGGCGGCTCCGCCTCCCCGCAGCAGAGACAGATCGACTCGGTGTTCTTCCCCGGCGTGATCGACACGGTCGCGAGCGAGGGGATGGAGGCCTTCTGCGCCGGGCAGGGCCTCGGCCCCGAGGTCACGGAGCGGCGCGCCCGCGCGACCCGCACGGCCTTCCTCTCCGCGGACCACCAGGCGGTCGCCGCCCTGCTCGCCGCGACCGACGCGACCCCGGGCGTGCCCGACGAGGTGCTCGAGGCGTGCACCGTCCCGGCGCTGTGGATGGCCGGGACGGAGGACCATCCGCGGTTCGAGGACTCCCGCCGCGCGGCCGGGCTCATGCCCGACGCCGAGTTCGTGCCCCTGCCGGGCCGGGATCACGGCGCGACGCTGTACCCGCCGGACGAGATCCTCGCCGAGGTGCTGCCCTTCCTCGCGTGA